One Bradysia coprophila strain Holo2 chromosome IV unlocalized genomic scaffold, BU_Bcop_v1 contig_144, whole genome shotgun sequence DNA window includes the following coding sequences:
- the LOC119071142 gene encoding serine/threonine-protein kinase MARK2-like isoform X17: MQRDDIARKSFRVPAHKATKRLAPAPPPRTDSIDKSATTLLNDKKTYELNMRNTLNSKVLSGGTTSGKESPSTSASRKSPATSLSSQLYEPSKMSATKTEVIKVDGSYNLKLSDLKLSTEEFGGTLGRNEKAKKDFFNLNKDPVDGSHKAHVSSSDALNQLEKHIHQMEIDSKSNSIFDPKPKPMVKVTNRYGDHENLLKTGISNVTSGTPLCYEGDEDDASEQQHFQRGAASRSSTSAVVTSKLMPKTKTTKPVNRTASDTKNVENTIKMMRIALKKQDNGTNGTEMGDVRDSTGPLSPLSIKKKEDMMFVESGKISNQKPVEVQNTHKNRLKNLETLRHNITTAGTNRSRDREAQGSPNMQYRPSVPLRWRPAEEHIGKYKLLKTIGKGNFAKVKLAKHIPTGKEVAIKIIDKTQLNPGSLQKLFREVRIMKMLDHPNIVKLFQVIETEKTLYLVMEYASGGEVFDYLVLHGRMKEKEARAKFRQIVSAVQYCHQKRIIHRDLKAENLLLDSEMNIKIADFGFSNEFTPGSKLDTFCGSPPYAAPELFQGKKYDGPEVDVWSLGVILYTLVSGSLPFDGTTLRELRERVLRGKYRIPFYMSTDCENLLRKFLVLNPAKRASLETIMRDKWMNMGYEDDELKPFIEPQADLKDPKRIEALVAMGYNRQEIEDSLSQVRYDDVFATYLLLGRKSTDPESDGSRSGSSLSLRNIAGNDANTAGNSAVQSPTHRGVHRSISASSTKPSRRASSGAETLQIFHRFITGTGPTAAVATTNSGNNHTSTTTSSTSDRSSISSNFKRQNTIDSASIKENTARLAAQNQRPASAQPKSVATTDSSSSPAKPRTAPKFDPPIGNRTVGPSGNAVPRRSTTLYEKTSSTEKCFNASNVAPPESNLVNRLRMTPAVKSARHFPRNVPSRSTFHSGQTRRNNTGMEYSGTGGATGDSPHSGRTSFFSKISSRFSKRLNQ; encoded by the exons ATGCAACGCGACGATATTGCTCGTAAAAGTTTTCGCGTACCCGCCCATAAAGCTACAAAACGATTAGCTCCAGCACCGCCACCTCGTACCGATTCAATTGATAAAAGTGCTACGACATTACTCAACGATAAGAAAACTTATGAGTTGAATATgagaaatactctcaactcgAAAGTTTTATCCGGTGGAACGACGAGCGGTAAGGAAAGTCCATCAACCAGTGCTTCAAGGAAATCCCCTGCAACAAGCTTATCATCGCAATTATATGAACCTTCTAAAATGAGTGCTACAAAGACTGAGGTAATCAAGGTCGACGGGAGCTACAATTTAAAACTGAGTGACCTTAAACTGAGTACTGAAGAATTTGGAGGAACTCTAGGACGAAACGAAAAGGCCAAAAAGGatttcttcaatttgaataaagaTCCAGTCGACGGATCACATAAAGCGCACGTATCGTCATCAGACGCACTGAATCAACTCGAAAAACATATTCATCAAATGGAAATTGATTCGAAAAGTAACAGTATTTTTGATCCGAAACCGAAGCCAATGGTAAAGGTGACGAATCGATATGGTGATCACGAGAATTTATTAAAGACTGGCATTAGTAATGTCACATCTGGTACACCCTTATGTTATGAAGGTGACGAAGATGACGCATCTGAACAACAACATTTCCAACGTGGTGCAGCGTCTCGCAGTTCTACTAGTGCTGTTGTCACATCTAAATTGATGCCAAAAACGAAAACGACGAAACCAGTTAATCGTACCGCTTCAGAtacgaaaaatgttgaaaataccATTAAAATGATGAGAATTGCTTTAAAGAAGCAGGACAATGGAACGAACGGAACGGAAATGGGTGACGTTAGAGATTCCACTGGGCCGTTGTCACCGTTGAGTATTAAGAAAAAGGAAGATATGATGTTCGTTGAATCAGGAAAAATTTCCAATCAGAAACCGGTTGAAGTTCAGAATACGCATAAGAATCGATTGAAAAATCTGGAAACTTTAAGACACAATATTACTACTGCAGGTACTAATCGAAGTAGAGACAGAGAAGCTCAG GGTTCACCAAATATGCAGTATCGACCAAGTGTTCCGTTACGATGGCGTCCAGCCGAAGAACACATTGGCAAATACAAGCTGTTAAAGACTATTGGTAAAGGTAACTTTGCCAAGGTGAAATTGGCTAAGCACATACCCACTGGCAAAGAAGTAGCCATTAAGATCATAGACAAAACTCAGCTGAATCCTGGGTCGttgcaaaaactttttagaGAG GTACGGATAATGAAAATGCTCGACCATCCAAATATAGTGAAATTGTTTCAAGTgattgaaacggaaaaaacaTTATATTTAGTAATGGAATATGCATCCGGTGGTGAAGTTTTCGATTATTTGGTATTACATGGTCGCATGAAGGAAAAAGAGGCTCGAGCAAAATTTAGACAAATCGTTTCAGCTGTACAATACTGTCATCAAAAGCGAATCATTCACCG AGATTTGAAAGCTGAGAATCTATTACTGGACAGCGAAATGAATATAAAGATTGCCGATTTTGGATTTTCCAATGAATTTACTCCGGGTTCAAAGTTAGACACATTTTGTGGTAGTCCGCCGTATGCAGCACCTGAACTGTTTCAAGGCAAAAAGTATGACGGACCGGAAGTTGATGTATGGTCGCTGGGTGTTATTCTGTATACATTAGTTAGTGGATCACTTCCATTCGATGGTACAACGCTGAGGGAATTGAGAGAGCGTGTTCTCagaggaaaatatag AATTCCTTTTTATATGTCAACCGACTGCGAAAATTTACTACGTAAATTTTTAGTACTGAATCCAGCTAAACGAGCCAGTTTAGAAACAATAATGCGTGATAAATGGATGAACATGGGCTATGAAGATGATGAACTAAAACCATTCATTGAGCCACAAGCCGACTTAAAAGATCCAAAGCGGATAG AAGCCCTAGTCGCAATGGGTTACAATAGACAAGAGATCGAAGATTCGTTGTCACAAGTTCGCTATGACGATGTTTTCGCCACATATTTGCTTCTAGGAAGAAAGAGCACCGAT ccCGAGTCCGACGGTTCGCGGTCAGGATCGTCCCTGTCACTGCGTAATATTGCTGGCAACGATGCCAACACAGCTGGTAATTCAGCAGTACAAAGTCCTACCCATCGTGGCGTACACAGAAGTATTTCGGCATCCAGCACTAAACCGAGTCGCCGTGCATCGAGTGGCGCCGAAACATTGC AAATATTCCATCGTTTCATAACAGGTACTGGACCAACAGCTGCGGTGGCCACGACAAATTCGGGCAATAATCATACCAGCACAACAACCAGCAGCACATCGGATCGTTCATCAAT AAGCAGTAACTTTAAGCGACAAAATACCATTGATTCTGCATCAATAAAAGAGAATACAGCCCGACTGGCTGCACAAAATCAAAGACCAGCATCGGCTCAACCAAAATCAGTTGCGACCACCGACT CGAGTTCAAGCCCAGCTAAACCGAGAACAGCACCCAAATTTGATCCACCCATTGGTAATCGAACTGTTGGCCCGAGTGGTAATGCTGTGCCACGACGATCAactactttgtatgaaaagacttcatccacagagaaatGTTTCAATGCATCCAATGTCGCACCACCAGAATCTAA tttGGTGAATCGCCTCAGAATGACACCAGCTGTTAAATCTGCCAGGCACTTTCCAAGGAATGTTCCTTCAAGATCGACCTTCCATTCGG GTCAAACAAGACGAAACAACACCGGCATGGAGTATTCTGGAACTGGTGGCGCAACCGGTGATTCTCCACACTCTGGTCGAACGAGCTTTTTCTCTAAAATATCGTCACGATTTAGCAAACG gCTCAATCAATAA
- the LOC119071142 gene encoding serine/threonine-protein kinase MARK2-like isoform X14, with protein sequence MQRDDIARKSFRVPAHKATKRLAPAPPPRTDSIDKSATTLLNDKKTYELNMRNTLNSKVLSGGTTSGKESPSTSASRKSPATSLSSQLYEPSKMSATKTEVIKVDGSYNLKLSDLKLSTEEFGGTLGRNEKAKKDFFNLNKDPVDGSHKAHVSSSDALNQLEKHIHQMEIDSKSNSIFDPKPKPMVKVTNRYGDHENLLKTGISNVTSGTPLCYEGDEDDASEQQHFQRGAASRSSTSAVVTSKLMPKTKTTKPVNRTASDTKNVENTIKMMRIALKKQDNGTNGTEMGDVRDSTGPLSPLSIKKKEDMMFVESGKISNQKPVEVQNTHKNRLKNLETLRHNITTAGTNRSRDREAQGSPNMQYRPSVPLRWRPAEEHIGKYKLLKTIGKGNFAKVKLAKHIPTGKEVAIKIIDKTQLNPGSLQKLFREVRIMKMLDHPNIVKLFQVIETEKTLYLVMEYASGGEVFDYLVLHGRMKEKEARAKFRQIVSAVQYCHQKRIIHRDLKAENLLLDSEMNIKIADFGFSNEFTPGSKLDTFCGSPPYAAPELFQGKKYDGPEVDVWSLGVILYTLVSGSLPFDGTTLRELRERVLRGKYRIPFYMSTDCENLLRKFLVLNPAKRASLETIMRDKWMNMGYEDDELKPFIEPQADLKDPKRIGKTEALVAMGYNRQEIEDSLSQVRYDDVFATYLLLGRKSTDPESDGSRSGSSLSLRNIAGNDANTAGNSAVQSPTHRGVHRSISASSTKPSRRASSGAETLQIFHRFITGTGPTAAVATTNSGNNHTSTTTSSTSDRSSISSNFKRQNTIDSASIKENTARLAAQNQRPASAQPKSVATTDSSSSPAKPRTAPKFDPPIGNRTVGPSGNAVPRRSTTLYEKTSSTEKCFNASNVAPPESNFSTAVSELTRGGSTGAGGKGHVKSASVSSAGPSADNGAAPDPLGPSLVNRLRMTPAVKSARHFPRNVPSRSTFHSGQTRRNNTGMEYSGTGGATGDSPHSGRTSFFSKISSRFSKRFRELTGKINIDKQ encoded by the exons ATGCAACGCGACGATATTGCTCGTAAAAGTTTTCGCGTACCCGCCCATAAAGCTACAAAACGATTAGCTCCAGCACCGCCACCTCGTACCGATTCAATTGATAAAAGTGCTACGACATTACTCAACGATAAGAAAACTTATGAGTTGAATATgagaaatactctcaactcgAAAGTTTTATCCGGTGGAACGACGAGCGGTAAGGAAAGTCCATCAACCAGTGCTTCAAGGAAATCCCCTGCAACAAGCTTATCATCGCAATTATATGAACCTTCTAAAATGAGTGCTACAAAGACTGAGGTAATCAAGGTCGACGGGAGCTACAATTTAAAACTGAGTGACCTTAAACTGAGTACTGAAGAATTTGGAGGAACTCTAGGACGAAACGAAAAGGCCAAAAAGGatttcttcaatttgaataaagaTCCAGTCGACGGATCACATAAAGCGCACGTATCGTCATCAGACGCACTGAATCAACTCGAAAAACATATTCATCAAATGGAAATTGATTCGAAAAGTAACAGTATTTTTGATCCGAAACCGAAGCCAATGGTAAAGGTGACGAATCGATATGGTGATCACGAGAATTTATTAAAGACTGGCATTAGTAATGTCACATCTGGTACACCCTTATGTTATGAAGGTGACGAAGATGACGCATCTGAACAACAACATTTCCAACGTGGTGCAGCGTCTCGCAGTTCTACTAGTGCTGTTGTCACATCTAAATTGATGCCAAAAACGAAAACGACGAAACCAGTTAATCGTACCGCTTCAGAtacgaaaaatgttgaaaataccATTAAAATGATGAGAATTGCTTTAAAGAAGCAGGACAATGGAACGAACGGAACGGAAATGGGTGACGTTAGAGATTCCACTGGGCCGTTGTCACCGTTGAGTATTAAGAAAAAGGAAGATATGATGTTCGTTGAATCAGGAAAAATTTCCAATCAGAAACCGGTTGAAGTTCAGAATACGCATAAGAATCGATTGAAAAATCTGGAAACTTTAAGACACAATATTACTACTGCAGGTACTAATCGAAGTAGAGACAGAGAAGCTCAG GGTTCACCAAATATGCAGTATCGACCAAGTGTTCCGTTACGATGGCGTCCAGCCGAAGAACACATTGGCAAATACAAGCTGTTAAAGACTATTGGTAAAGGTAACTTTGCCAAGGTGAAATTGGCTAAGCACATACCCACTGGCAAAGAAGTAGCCATTAAGATCATAGACAAAACTCAGCTGAATCCTGGGTCGttgcaaaaactttttagaGAG GTACGGATAATGAAAATGCTCGACCATCCAAATATAGTGAAATTGTTTCAAGTgattgaaacggaaaaaacaTTATATTTAGTAATGGAATATGCATCCGGTGGTGAAGTTTTCGATTATTTGGTATTACATGGTCGCATGAAGGAAAAAGAGGCTCGAGCAAAATTTAGACAAATCGTTTCAGCTGTACAATACTGTCATCAAAAGCGAATCATTCACCG AGATTTGAAAGCTGAGAATCTATTACTGGACAGCGAAATGAATATAAAGATTGCCGATTTTGGATTTTCCAATGAATTTACTCCGGGTTCAAAGTTAGACACATTTTGTGGTAGTCCGCCGTATGCAGCACCTGAACTGTTTCAAGGCAAAAAGTATGACGGACCGGAAGTTGATGTATGGTCGCTGGGTGTTATTCTGTATACATTAGTTAGTGGATCACTTCCATTCGATGGTACAACGCTGAGGGAATTGAGAGAGCGTGTTCTCagaggaaaatatag AATTCCTTTTTATATGTCAACCGACTGCGAAAATTTACTACGTAAATTTTTAGTACTGAATCCAGCTAAACGAGCCAGTTTAGAAACAATAATGCGTGATAAATGGATGAACATGGGCTATGAAGATGATGAACTAAAACCATTCATTGAGCCACAAGCCGACTTAAAAGATCCAAAGCGGATAGGTAAGACGG AAGCCCTAGTCGCAATGGGTTACAATAGACAAGAGATCGAAGATTCGTTGTCACAAGTTCGCTATGACGATGTTTTCGCCACATATTTGCTTCTAGGAAGAAAGAGCACCGAT ccCGAGTCCGACGGTTCGCGGTCAGGATCGTCCCTGTCACTGCGTAATATTGCTGGCAACGATGCCAACACAGCTGGTAATTCAGCAGTACAAAGTCCTACCCATCGTGGCGTACACAGAAGTATTTCGGCATCCAGCACTAAACCGAGTCGCCGTGCATCGAGTGGCGCCGAAACATTGC AAATATTCCATCGTTTCATAACAGGTACTGGACCAACAGCTGCGGTGGCCACGACAAATTCGGGCAATAATCATACCAGCACAACAACCAGCAGCACATCGGATCGTTCATCAAT AAGCAGTAACTTTAAGCGACAAAATACCATTGATTCTGCATCAATAAAAGAGAATACAGCCCGACTGGCTGCACAAAATCAAAGACCAGCATCGGCTCAACCAAAATCAGTTGCGACCACCGACT CGAGTTCAAGCCCAGCTAAACCGAGAACAGCACCCAAATTTGATCCACCCATTGGTAATCGAACTGTTGGCCCGAGTGGTAATGCTGTGCCACGACGATCAactactttgtatgaaaagacttcatccacagagaaatGTTTCAATGCATCCAATGTCGCACCACCAGAATCTAA TTTTTCGACCGCTGTATCGGAATTGACACGTGGTGGATCTACTGGTGCTGGTGGTAAGGGCCATGTGAAGAGTGCGTCAGTGTCTAGTGCTGGTCCATCAGCCGATAATGGTGCGGCGCCAGATCCACTCGGACCGAg tttGGTGAATCGCCTCAGAATGACACCAGCTGTTAAATCTGCCAGGCACTTTCCAAGGAATGTTCCTTCAAGATCGACCTTCCATTCGG GTCAAACAAGACGAAACAACACCGGCATGGAGTATTCTGGAACTGGTGGCGCAACCGGTGATTCTCCACACTCTGGTCGAACGAGCTTTTTCTCTAAAATATCGTCACGATTTAGCAAACG GTTTAGGGAATTAACCGgtaaaatcaatattgatAAGCAATAA
- the LOC119071142 gene encoding serine/threonine-protein kinase MARK2-like isoform X16: MQRDDIARKSFRVPAHKATKRLAPAPPPRTDSIDKSATTLLNDKKTYELNMRNTLNSKVLSGGTTSGKESPSTSASRKSPATSLSSQLYEPSKMSATKTEVIKVDGSYNLKLSDLKLSTEEFGGTLGRNEKAKKDFFNLNKDPVDGSHKAHVSSSDALNQLEKHIHQMEIDSKSNSIFDPKPKPMVKVTNRYGDHENLLKTGISNVTSGTPLCYEGDEDDASEQQHFQRGAASRSSTSAVVTSKLMPKTKTTKPVNRTASDTKNVENTIKMMRIALKKQDNGTNGTEMGDVRDSTGPLSPLSIKKKEDMMFVESGKISNQKPVEVQNTHKNRLKNLETLRHNITTAGTNRSRDREAQGSPNMQYRPSVPLRWRPAEEHIGKYKLLKTIGKGNFAKVKLAKHIPTGKEVAIKIIDKTQLNPGSLQKLFREVRIMKMLDHPNIVKLFQVIETEKTLYLVMEYASGGEVFDYLVLHGRMKEKEARAKFRQIVSAVQYCHQKRIIHRDLKAENLLLDSEMNIKIADFGFSNEFTPGSKLDTFCGSPPYAAPELFQGKKYDGPEVDVWSLGVILYTLVSGSLPFDGTTLRELRERVLRGKYRIPFYMSTDCENLLRKFLVLNPAKRASLETIMRDKWMNMGYEDDELKPFIEPQADLKDPKRIEALVAMGYNRQEIEDSLSQVRYDDVFATYLLLGRKSTDPESDGSRSGSSLSLRNIAGNDANTAGNSAVQSPTHRGVHRSISASSTKPSRRASSGAETLRTGPTAAVATTNSGNNHTSTTTSSTSDRSSISSNFKRQNTIDSASIKENTARLAAQNQRPASAQPKSVATTDSSSSPAKPRTAPKFDPPIGNRTVGPSGNAVPRRSTTLYEKTSSTEKCFNASNVAPPESNLVNRLRMTPAVKSARHFPRNVPSRSTFHSGQTRRNNTGMEYSGTGGATGDSPHSGRTSFFSKISSRFSKRFRELTGKINIDKQ; the protein is encoded by the exons ATGCAACGCGACGATATTGCTCGTAAAAGTTTTCGCGTACCCGCCCATAAAGCTACAAAACGATTAGCTCCAGCACCGCCACCTCGTACCGATTCAATTGATAAAAGTGCTACGACATTACTCAACGATAAGAAAACTTATGAGTTGAATATgagaaatactctcaactcgAAAGTTTTATCCGGTGGAACGACGAGCGGTAAGGAAAGTCCATCAACCAGTGCTTCAAGGAAATCCCCTGCAACAAGCTTATCATCGCAATTATATGAACCTTCTAAAATGAGTGCTACAAAGACTGAGGTAATCAAGGTCGACGGGAGCTACAATTTAAAACTGAGTGACCTTAAACTGAGTACTGAAGAATTTGGAGGAACTCTAGGACGAAACGAAAAGGCCAAAAAGGatttcttcaatttgaataaagaTCCAGTCGACGGATCACATAAAGCGCACGTATCGTCATCAGACGCACTGAATCAACTCGAAAAACATATTCATCAAATGGAAATTGATTCGAAAAGTAACAGTATTTTTGATCCGAAACCGAAGCCAATGGTAAAGGTGACGAATCGATATGGTGATCACGAGAATTTATTAAAGACTGGCATTAGTAATGTCACATCTGGTACACCCTTATGTTATGAAGGTGACGAAGATGACGCATCTGAACAACAACATTTCCAACGTGGTGCAGCGTCTCGCAGTTCTACTAGTGCTGTTGTCACATCTAAATTGATGCCAAAAACGAAAACGACGAAACCAGTTAATCGTACCGCTTCAGAtacgaaaaatgttgaaaataccATTAAAATGATGAGAATTGCTTTAAAGAAGCAGGACAATGGAACGAACGGAACGGAAATGGGTGACGTTAGAGATTCCACTGGGCCGTTGTCACCGTTGAGTATTAAGAAAAAGGAAGATATGATGTTCGTTGAATCAGGAAAAATTTCCAATCAGAAACCGGTTGAAGTTCAGAATACGCATAAGAATCGATTGAAAAATCTGGAAACTTTAAGACACAATATTACTACTGCAGGTACTAATCGAAGTAGAGACAGAGAAGCTCAG GGTTCACCAAATATGCAGTATCGACCAAGTGTTCCGTTACGATGGCGTCCAGCCGAAGAACACATTGGCAAATACAAGCTGTTAAAGACTATTGGTAAAGGTAACTTTGCCAAGGTGAAATTGGCTAAGCACATACCCACTGGCAAAGAAGTAGCCATTAAGATCATAGACAAAACTCAGCTGAATCCTGGGTCGttgcaaaaactttttagaGAG GTACGGATAATGAAAATGCTCGACCATCCAAATATAGTGAAATTGTTTCAAGTgattgaaacggaaaaaacaTTATATTTAGTAATGGAATATGCATCCGGTGGTGAAGTTTTCGATTATTTGGTATTACATGGTCGCATGAAGGAAAAAGAGGCTCGAGCAAAATTTAGACAAATCGTTTCAGCTGTACAATACTGTCATCAAAAGCGAATCATTCACCG AGATTTGAAAGCTGAGAATCTATTACTGGACAGCGAAATGAATATAAAGATTGCCGATTTTGGATTTTCCAATGAATTTACTCCGGGTTCAAAGTTAGACACATTTTGTGGTAGTCCGCCGTATGCAGCACCTGAACTGTTTCAAGGCAAAAAGTATGACGGACCGGAAGTTGATGTATGGTCGCTGGGTGTTATTCTGTATACATTAGTTAGTGGATCACTTCCATTCGATGGTACAACGCTGAGGGAATTGAGAGAGCGTGTTCTCagaggaaaatatag AATTCCTTTTTATATGTCAACCGACTGCGAAAATTTACTACGTAAATTTTTAGTACTGAATCCAGCTAAACGAGCCAGTTTAGAAACAATAATGCGTGATAAATGGATGAACATGGGCTATGAAGATGATGAACTAAAACCATTCATTGAGCCACAAGCCGACTTAAAAGATCCAAAGCGGATAG AAGCCCTAGTCGCAATGGGTTACAATAGACAAGAGATCGAAGATTCGTTGTCACAAGTTCGCTATGACGATGTTTTCGCCACATATTTGCTTCTAGGAAGAAAGAGCACCGAT ccCGAGTCCGACGGTTCGCGGTCAGGATCGTCCCTGTCACTGCGTAATATTGCTGGCAACGATGCCAACACAGCTGGTAATTCAGCAGTACAAAGTCCTACCCATCGTGGCGTACACAGAAGTATTTCGGCATCCAGCACTAAACCGAGTCGCCGTGCATCGAGTGGCGCCGAAACATTGC GTACTGGACCAACAGCTGCGGTGGCCACGACAAATTCGGGCAATAATCATACCAGCACAACAACCAGCAGCACATCGGATCGTTCATCAAT AAGCAGTAACTTTAAGCGACAAAATACCATTGATTCTGCATCAATAAAAGAGAATACAGCCCGACTGGCTGCACAAAATCAAAGACCAGCATCGGCTCAACCAAAATCAGTTGCGACCACCGACT CGAGTTCAAGCCCAGCTAAACCGAGAACAGCACCCAAATTTGATCCACCCATTGGTAATCGAACTGTTGGCCCGAGTGGTAATGCTGTGCCACGACGATCAactactttgtatgaaaagacttcatccacagagaaatGTTTCAATGCATCCAATGTCGCACCACCAGAATCTAA tttGGTGAATCGCCTCAGAATGACACCAGCTGTTAAATCTGCCAGGCACTTTCCAAGGAATGTTCCTTCAAGATCGACCTTCCATTCGG GTCAAACAAGACGAAACAACACCGGCATGGAGTATTCTGGAACTGGTGGCGCAACCGGTGATTCTCCACACTCTGGTCGAACGAGCTTTTTCTCTAAAATATCGTCACGATTTAGCAAACG GTTTAGGGAATTAACCGgtaaaatcaatattgatAAGCAATAA